In one Nicotiana sylvestris chromosome 8, ASM39365v2, whole genome shotgun sequence genomic region, the following are encoded:
- the LOC104212373 gene encoding heterogeneous nuclear ribonucleoprotein Q isoform X1, with the protein MTENTEIDDRVDLDDENYSEEDEDPELIEDDGAGEDGDENGEEQSYDSGGGDSGRAESPEADMGDVPEPATDEEKPSASLTEEDKKEHAELLALPPHGSEVFIGGIPRDVSDEDLRDLCEPFGELHEVRIMRNKDTGESKGFAFVAFTTKDEAQKAIEELHSKEFKGKTIRCSLSETKYRLFIGNVPKSWSDDDFRKVIEGTGPGAETIELIKDPQNPARNRGFAFVEYYNNACADYSRKKMASANFKLEGNSPTVTWADPKITPDHSAAAAQVKALYVKSIPENTSTEQLKELFQRHGDVTKVVMPPAKSGGKRDFGFVHYAERSSALKAVKDGETYEVNGQVLEVVLAKPQTEKKFDAAAGPHNAMPHPNYIPHPGYGAFPVNPYGHLSAGYGAAAGFQQQPMIYGRGPMPAGMQMVPMVLPDGQIGYVLQQPGVQAPAVRPRRNDRSNGAGGPQGRGGSSGTGDDSNRGRRYRPY; encoded by the exons ATGACAGAGAATACGGAAATTGATGACCGCGTGGATCTTGATGACGAAAATTACTCTGAGGAAGATGAAGATCCAGAACTGATAGAAGATGACGGAGCTGGAGAAGACGgtgatgaaaatggtgaagagCAATCATATGATTCCGGAGGTGGGGATAGTGGGAGAGCAGAGTCTCCAGAAGCAGATATGGGTGACGTTCCGGAGCCTGCTACAGATGAAGAAAAGCCTAGTGCTTCTCTTACTGAAGAAGACAAAAAAGAGCATGCTGAACTTCTTGCTCTCCCTCCGCATGGGTCTGAGGTTTTCATTGGTGGGATTCCTCGAGATGTTTCTGATGAAGACTTGAGGGATCTCTGCGAACCATTCGGCGAATTACATGAG GTCAGGATCATGAGAAATAAGGATACCGGTGAAAGCAAGGGCTTTGCCTTTGTAGCCTTCACTACAAAAGATGAGGCACAAAAGGCTATTGAAGAATTACATAGCAAAGAATTCAAG GGAAAAACCATAAGGTGTTCACTGTCAGAAACTAAATACAGATTGTTCATTGGTAATGTACCAAAGAGCTGGTCTGATGATGACTTCAGAAAAGTCATTGAAGGGACTGGCCCTGGTGCAGAAACAATAGAACTCATAAAG GATCCTCAAAACCCAGCACGTAATAGGGGTTTTGCTTTCGTTGAATATTACAATAATGCCTGTGCGGATTACTCGCGGAAAAAAATGGCAAGTGCAAACTTTAAGCTGGAGGGAAATTCGCCAACTGTCACCTGGGCTGATCCAAAGATTACACCTGATCATTCTGCTGCCGCTGCTCAG GTTAAAGCACTTTATGTGAAAAGCATTCCAGAAAACACATCTACTGAACAGTTGAAGGAACTTTTCCAACGCCATGGTGATGTTACCAAAGTAGTTATGCCGCCAGCCAAAAGTGGTGGCAAACGAGACTTCGGATTTGTCCATTATGCAGAAAGGTCAAGTGCACTGAAGGCTGTTAAAGATGGTGAAACATATGAAGTTAATG GTCAGGTGTTAGAAGTAGTTCTTGCAAAGCCTCAGACTgaaaagaagttcgatgcagcaGCCGGTCCTCACAATGCTATGCCCCATCCTAATTACATTCCCCATCCAGGATATGGTGCATTTCCAGTGAATCCGTATGGACATCTGAGTGCTGGTTATGGTGCTGCTGCTGGGTTCCAACAG CAGCCTATGATATACGGCAGAGGACCGATGCCAGCAGGTATGCAGATGGTGCCAATGGTTCTACCTGATGGTCAGATTGGCTATGTTCT CCAGCAGCCAGGAGTTCAGGCACCAGCCGTTCGACCTCGGAGGAATGATAGGAGTAATGGTGCTGGTGGACCACAAGGACGAGGAGGATCCAGTGGTACGGGAGATGATTCCAACCGGGGGAGACGTTACCGACCATACTAG
- the LOC104212373 gene encoding heterogeneous nuclear ribonucleoprotein Q isoform X2, with translation MTENTEIDDRVDLDDENYSEEDEDPELIEDDGAGEDGDENGEEQSYDSGGGDSGRAESPEADMGDVPEPATDEEKPSASLTEEDKKEHAELLALPPHGSEVFIGGIPRDVSDEDLRDLCEPFGELHEVRIMRNKDTGESKGFAFVAFTTKDEAQKAIEELHSKEFKGKTIRCSLSETKYRLFIGNVPKSWSDDDFRKVIEGTGPGAETIELIKDPQNPARNRGFAFVEYYNNACADYSRKKMASANFKLEGNSPTVTWADPKITPDHSAAAAQVKALYVKSIPENTSTEQLKELFQRHGDVTKVVMPPAKSGGKRDFGFVHYAERSSALKAVKDGETYEVNGQVLEVVLAKPQTEKKFDAAAGPHNAMPHPNYIPHPGYGAFPVNPYGHLSAGYGAAAGFQQPMIYGRGPMPAGMQMVPMVLPDGQIGYVLQQPGVQAPAVRPRRNDRSNGAGGPQGRGGSSGTGDDSNRGRRYRPY, from the exons ATGACAGAGAATACGGAAATTGATGACCGCGTGGATCTTGATGACGAAAATTACTCTGAGGAAGATGAAGATCCAGAACTGATAGAAGATGACGGAGCTGGAGAAGACGgtgatgaaaatggtgaagagCAATCATATGATTCCGGAGGTGGGGATAGTGGGAGAGCAGAGTCTCCAGAAGCAGATATGGGTGACGTTCCGGAGCCTGCTACAGATGAAGAAAAGCCTAGTGCTTCTCTTACTGAAGAAGACAAAAAAGAGCATGCTGAACTTCTTGCTCTCCCTCCGCATGGGTCTGAGGTTTTCATTGGTGGGATTCCTCGAGATGTTTCTGATGAAGACTTGAGGGATCTCTGCGAACCATTCGGCGAATTACATGAG GTCAGGATCATGAGAAATAAGGATACCGGTGAAAGCAAGGGCTTTGCCTTTGTAGCCTTCACTACAAAAGATGAGGCACAAAAGGCTATTGAAGAATTACATAGCAAAGAATTCAAG GGAAAAACCATAAGGTGTTCACTGTCAGAAACTAAATACAGATTGTTCATTGGTAATGTACCAAAGAGCTGGTCTGATGATGACTTCAGAAAAGTCATTGAAGGGACTGGCCCTGGTGCAGAAACAATAGAACTCATAAAG GATCCTCAAAACCCAGCACGTAATAGGGGTTTTGCTTTCGTTGAATATTACAATAATGCCTGTGCGGATTACTCGCGGAAAAAAATGGCAAGTGCAAACTTTAAGCTGGAGGGAAATTCGCCAACTGTCACCTGGGCTGATCCAAAGATTACACCTGATCATTCTGCTGCCGCTGCTCAG GTTAAAGCACTTTATGTGAAAAGCATTCCAGAAAACACATCTACTGAACAGTTGAAGGAACTTTTCCAACGCCATGGTGATGTTACCAAAGTAGTTATGCCGCCAGCCAAAAGTGGTGGCAAACGAGACTTCGGATTTGTCCATTATGCAGAAAGGTCAAGTGCACTGAAGGCTGTTAAAGATGGTGAAACATATGAAGTTAATG GTCAGGTGTTAGAAGTAGTTCTTGCAAAGCCTCAGACTgaaaagaagttcgatgcagcaGCCGGTCCTCACAATGCTATGCCCCATCCTAATTACATTCCCCATCCAGGATATGGTGCATTTCCAGTGAATCCGTATGGACATCTGAGTGCTGGTTATGGTGCTGCTGCTGGGTTCCAACAG CCTATGATATACGGCAGAGGACCGATGCCAGCAGGTATGCAGATGGTGCCAATGGTTCTACCTGATGGTCAGATTGGCTATGTTCT CCAGCAGCCAGGAGTTCAGGCACCAGCCGTTCGACCTCGGAGGAATGATAGGAGTAATGGTGCTGGTGGACCACAAGGACGAGGAGGATCCAGTGGTACGGGAGATGATTCCAACCGGGGGAGACGTTACCGACCATACTAG